The following are encoded together in the Lathyrus oleraceus cultivar Zhongwan6 chromosome 3, CAAS_Psat_ZW6_1.0, whole genome shotgun sequence genome:
- the LOC127128658 gene encoding transcription factor TCP17 — protein MNKNSKEADQFPLKQEIHQNSNDQQEKEKVSSSSLNSLSSSQWPRLKDPRIVRVSRAFGGKDRHSKVCTIRGLRDRRIRLSVPTAIQLYDLQDRLGLNQPSKVVDWLLNIAKHEIDQLPPLPNFPPLGGNFNFGFPFPTNESINTDANTSQTHQHLLNFNRSNNIHWDGSSSSHESKEVSREMVMEKGNYWVNNRSTTHEDENVNTKQGSNNVEVPSAIVLPNSNNFLQRPNHPSFLGLLNTMPFGSSYNWGVSSSNEGFANQEDVNAIASLPPMLSLSTGNSSQMLFGTSQSYFSSNVNAMEMEHHQHHQHHQQQHQRQMNNHYHQMLSSSSSQNPLNNSLNNPSFSLAKFLQSSSNKEQGFSPK, from the coding sequence ATGAACAAGAACTCAAAAGAAGCTGATCAATTTCCATTGAAACAAGAGATTCATCAAAACTCAAATGATcaacaagaaaaagaaaaggtTTCGTCATCATCGTTAAACTCGTTATCTTCGTCGCAATGGCCGAGATTGAAAGATCCAAGAATTGTTAGAGTATCAAGAGCCTTTGGTGGAAAAGATAGACATAGCAAAGTTTGCACTATAAGAGGATTAAGAGATAGAAGAATAAGACTTTCAGTTCCAACAGCTATTCAACTTTATGATCTTCAAGATAGGTTAGGGCTTAATCAACCTAGTAAAGTTGTTGATTGGTTACTTAATATTGCTAAACATGAGATTGATCAACTTCCACCTTTACCTAATTTTCCACCTCTAGGAGGGAATTTCAACTTCGGTTTTCCTTTTCCGACTAACGAATCCATCAACACCGACGCAAACACTTCTCAAACTCATCAACACTTGTTGAATTTCAATAGGAGTAACAATATTCACTGGGACGGTTCGTCTTCGAGCCATGAATCGAAAGAGGTTTCGAGAGAAATGGTTATGGAGAAAGGAAATTATTGGGTGAATAATAGAAGTACTACTCATGAAGATGAAAATGTTAACACAAAGCAAGGTAGTAACAATGTTGAAGTTCCTAGTGCAATTGTTTTACCTAATAGTAACAATTTCTTGCAAAGACCAAACCACCCTTCATTTCTTGGTTTGTTAAATACCATGCCATTTGGTTCTAGTTACAATTGGGGAGTTTCTTCTTCAAATGAAGGTTTTGCAAATCAAGAAGATGTTAATGCAATTGCATCTTTGCCACCAATGTTGTCTTTATCAACTGGAAATTCTTCTCAAATGTTGTTTGGAACATCACAATCATATTTTTCTTCAAATGTGAATGCAATGGAGATGgaacatcatcaacatcatcaacatcatcaacaacaacatcaaagACAAATGAACAATCATTATCATCAAATGTTGAGTTCGTCGAGTTCGCAAAATCCGTTGAATAATTCTCTCAACAATCCATCTTTCAGTTTGGCCAAATTTCTACAAAGTTCATCAAATAAAGAACAAGGTTTCTCTCCAAAGTGA